One genomic region from Sciurus carolinensis chromosome 2, mSciCar1.2, whole genome shotgun sequence encodes:
- the Tmem30b gene encoding cell cycle control protein 50B yields the protein MTWSATARGAHQPDNTAFTQQRLPAWQPLLSASITLPLFFCAGLAFIGLGLGLYYSSNGIKELEYDYTGNPGTGNCSVCAAEGQGRAPPPNCSCAWYFSLPELFPGPVYLYYELTNFYQNNRRYGVSRDDAQLSGLPSALHNPVNECAPYQFSAAGLPIAPCGAIANSLFNDSFSLWHQRRPGGPYVEVPLDRAAIAWWTDYHVKFRNPPLVNGSLALAFRGTAPPPNWHRPVYELSTDPNNTGFINQDFVVWMRTAALPTFRKLYARIRQGNYTAGLPRGAYRVNITYNYPVRVFGGHKLIIFSNISWMGGKNPFLGIAYLVVGSLCILMGFVMLVVYIRYQDQNDEDDDDE from the coding sequence ATGACCTGGAGCGCCACGGCCCGGGGCGCCCACCAGCCGGACAACACCGCGTTCACGCAGCAGCGCCTCCCCGCCTGGCAGCCGCTGCTGTCCGCGAGCATCACGCTACCGCTCTTCTTCTGCGCGGGCCTGGCCTTCAtcggcctgggcctgggcctctaCTACTCCTCCAACGGCATCAAGGAGCTCGAGTACGACTACACCGGCAACCCGGGCACCGGCAACTGCTCGGTGTGCGCCGCCGAAGGCCAGGGCCGCGCGCCGCCGCCTAACTGCTCGTGCGCCTGGTACTTTTCGCTGCCCGAGCTCTTCCCGGGCCCCGTCTACCTCTACTACGAGCTGACCAACTTCTACCAGAACAACCGACGCTATGGCGTGTCCCGCGACGACGCGCAGCTGAGCGGGCTGCCGAGCGCGCTGCACAACCCGGTCAACGAGTGCGCCCCCTACCAGTTCAGCGCGGCCGGCCTGCCCATCGCGCCCTGCGGCGCCATCGCCAACAGCCTTTTCAATGACTCCTTCTCGCTGTGGCACCAGCGCCGGCCGGGCGGACCCTACGTCGAGGTGCCGCTCGACCGCGCAGCCATAGCCTGGTGGACCGACTACCATGTCAAGTTCCGCAACCCGCCGCTGGTGAACGGCAGCCTGGCGCTGGCCTTCCGCGGCACGGCGCCCCCGCCCAACTGGCACCGGCCGGTGTACGAGCTCAGCACGGATCCCAACAACACCGGCTTCATCAATCAGGACTTCGTAGTGTGGATGCGCACGGCGGCGCTGCCCACGTTCCGCAAGCTGTACGCGCGCATCCGCCAGGGCAACTACACTGCCGGGCTGCCCCGGGGCGCCTACCGCGTCAACATCACCTACAACTACCCGGTGCGCGTCTTCGGAGGCCACAAGCTCATCATCTTCAGCAACATCTCGTGGATGGGCGGCAAGAATCCTTTCCTGGGTATCGCCTACCTGGTCGTTGGCTCCCTCTGCATCCTCATGGGTTTTGTCATGCTGGTAGTCTACATTCGCTACCAGGACCAGAACGATGAGGACGACGACGACGAGTGA